CAGCGACCTGCATATCTGGGCCGAAGAACCCGGCCTTGCCATCTCCAAGACCATCGCGGGGGCGATCCGCGCCGCCCTGGGGGAAGGCCCGTGGAGCCTAGATCACCACCACGTTGCAGACCTCTACATCCAACAGGTGCGCTTCCTGCGTGATCCTGATGGCATCCATTCGCACGGGGTGATGACCCTTCGCGCCCATCTGGTGGAGGTGAGCTGATGCGAGCCGGGAAACTGACCAAGAGCCTGACGATTGAACGGGCCACCACCACCGTGGACGGCTACGGCACCCCCGCCGAAAGTTGGGCCACCATCGCCACGGTGCGGGCGCAACTGATCCAATCCAGCACCGAAGAGTTCGTGCGAAACTTCGGGGCATCCTCGGAAATCGCTGCTGTGTTCCGCATCCGTTACCGTGACGGCATCAAGGTGGCTGATCGCGTCACCTGTGACGGCATCACCTATGACCTGAAAGAGGTGAAGGAACTTGGACGCCGTGACGGGCTGGACCTTCGATGCATCGCGGTGGGGGCAAGCTGATGGCCATCAAAATCCGCAAAAAGGCGAAACCCACCAACCCCTTCCCCGAAATCCCTGATCCCTTTGGCTACGGGCAACGGGCCGTGGATTTCCTGCGAAGCCTGAAACACCCAAAATCCCGGCTTCCCGACCAAGCCTTCCAACTGGACGAATGGCAGGAACGGATTGTCCGCAGCATCTACGGGCCGTGCGATGAGAACGGCAACCGTATCTGTGGACATGCCGTGATCTTGATCGGGCGGGGAAACCGAAAAACCAGCTTGGGGGCAGCCCTTGCCCTGCTTCACACCACGGGGCCGGAAGCGGTGCCCGGTGGAGAAGTCTTGTTTGCCGCTGCCGATCAGAAGCAGGCCAAGATTGCCTATACCGAGGCTTACAACATCCTGAAAGCGGGTGATGCCTCTCTTTGGAAGAAGGGACAGGCCAGCAAGAACACCGACCCGGCCAAGGCCATCCGGGTGCAGGATTACCGCAACCAAATCCATTTCCCGAACGGCAGCTTTCTGGAAGCCCTGAGCAATGACAGCGGCACCCAGCACGGGCGCACCCCGGCCTTCGCCCTGTGCGATGAAATCCACGCATGGAAGAAACGTGACCTCTGGGACGTGATCGGCACCGGCCTTGCGAAGTCTGAAAACACCCTTCGCATCACCATCACCACCGGGGGCCGTGGACAGGATGGCATCGGCTGGGAGGTGATCGACCGTGCCCGCAAGATCGCCCGTGGTGACATTGAAGACCCCTTCACGCTGCCCTTTCTCTTCGAGGCTCCCCCCGAAGCCGATTGGCGGGATGAAGAAGTTTGGCTTCTGGCAAATCCCGGCCTTCCGCACGGCTATCCCAGCTTGAACGGGCTTCGGCAGGAGATGAAGGAAGCAGAAGACAGCCCCGCCGCACAGGACGCTTTCCGACAGCTTCACCTGAATATGTGGCTGGATCGCTCCACCAGTCCCTTTGTGGAGATGGCCGTTTATGACAAGGGGGCCGCTCCCATCGACATGGACGCCCTGAAAGGCAAGCCGTGCTGGATCGGTGTTGACCTCGGAATGACCGATGACATGAGCGCCGTTGTCCTGGCATTCCATGACCCTCAGCGGGAGGAAGGTTATATCGTCCTGCCGTTCTACTTCATGCCCGGCGACAATCTGGACAAGCGCACCATCCAATCCGGCTTCCCCTATTCGACCCATGCCGATGAGGGGCT
The genomic region above belongs to Rhodovulum sp. P5 and contains:
- a CDS encoding DUF3168 domain-containing protein, with amino-acid sequence MIDASLDLQKALRARLVASTEVLGQVPAAHILDRNSRPEVFPCILIGESQSLAGAGLSRIRQELHSDLHIWAEEPGLAISKTIAGAIRAALGEGPWSLDHHHVADLYIQQVRFLRDPDGIHSHGVMTLRAHLVEVS
- a CDS encoding terminase large subunit; protein product: MAIKIRKKAKPTNPFPEIPDPFGYGQRAVDFLRSLKHPKSRLPDQAFQLDEWQERIVRSIYGPCDENGNRICGHAVILIGRGNRKTSLGAALALLHTTGPEAVPGGEVLFAAADQKQAKIAYTEAYNILKAGDASLWKKGQASKNTDPAKAIRVQDYRNQIHFPNGSFLEALSNDSGTQHGRTPAFALCDEIHAWKKRDLWDVIGTGLAKSENTLRITITTGGRGQDGIGWEVIDRARKIARGDIEDPFTLPFLFEAPPEADWRDEEVWLLANPGLPHGYPSLNGLRQEMKEAEDSPAAQDAFRQLHLNMWLDRSTSPFVEMAVYDKGAAPIDMDALKGKPCWIGVDLGMTDDMSAVVLAFHDPQREEGYIVLPFYFMPGDNLDKRTIQSGFPYSTHADEGLITATPGNVTDYRMLEDAIRDLCETYQVREIAFDPHYGSIIMGNLLEDGYPVVSFRQGWVTMGPAIKELERAILARKFQHGGHPVLRWNFANIAIQDNGKGNKSFNKSKSTEKIDGAVATAMAVARASTGEDTRSVYETDERPEGLMVW
- a CDS encoding phage head closure protein, which codes for MRAGKLTKSLTIERATTTVDGYGTPAESWATIATVRAQLIQSSTEEFVRNFGASSEIAAVFRIRYRDGIKVADRVTCDGITYDLKEVKELGRRDGLDLRCIAVGAS